TGATCGTACCCTTACCAATAACCACGTATCACCTTTGATCCCATTTATTAAGCAATATAATATGCTTTATGGTGGTTTTTATATTACTGTTTCTTTCTTAGCAATGATCGCGCTATTTTTAAAGCCGCTATATAAATTTTATTATTTTAAATTATTTGCGATATTTACAATTTTAACATTAATAGGCTCATTTTCACCCTATTTCGACTCATTCTTTAATGGTTTTTCAATGCCACAACGAAGATGGGTATATGCTTTAGCATTATTATCAGCTGGACTAACGAGTATGGTTTTACAACACATTCGATTAATTACGATGAGACAATTATTATACGCATCTATCATACCCGTGCTCTTTATAATCATTTCAGCGATATGGCAGCAGTCATTTTACTTTTGGGTATTATTTATCCCTATCGTAATTGGATTACTAATGATGAGCATTAAGCATCATTATAAATATATGAATATTGCCCTTTGCTTAATTATGGTTGCTTATCAGTTCACGCTTATACATGATTATCAAAAACATGTATTAACAAAATATACGCCTAACATCAATACAATTGAAAAAAGATTAATCTATAACCCTAAGATGGCTTCTAAGATTAATCACTTAAAAGATCAACAAACCGATGACTTTAGACGTATAGATATGGTTAAACCTATATCAGTTAACTCACCTATGTACTATAGCTTCAACGGAACGAAATTATATAGTAGTATTTACAATGCTGAAATATTGAGATTTTATGAAAAAGATTTATTAATTAGCATGCCTAGAAATAGTAATAGTTATTATGCTAGCTTTTCTGAACGAACAAATTTGAATAGTTTGTTCAATGTCGATTATACAATCAAAGCGAAAAATGATTTACATTATCCTGCTCTTTCACATAGAATCGATTCATTTAAGGACCAAGGGGAACACTTCCATATTTATGAAAACACTCAAAAATTACCGAGTGCACGTATTGTTCAAAACGTATATCATGATAAAGATTTAAAATCACCTTTAGAAAAAGAACATGCAATGTTGAAAGGCATTATTACAAATGATCAACCATCTAATGCAAAAGTGAGTAAACCAGAAAACTTATTAAAATCAGCTGATGTTCAATATGAAAATGCATCATACGATAATAAAAAGTTAACCGTTCATAAAAATGGTGGCGGATTAAACATTACATTGCCAAAAGATACGTACAAAAAATATCAATCTTTATACTTAGGTTTGGATACTGAAATTCAAAAGCCTAAAAATAAAAACTACTATGTAGCCGTTAATGAAAATAAAATATTTAGATATCGTTTAACGTATCCTTATGTAAGACCGCATCATACAACAGTTGCTAATGTTAAATCAAGTAACAATGTGTACATTAAACTTAGAAAAGGCACTTATAAGTTTGATTTGAAATCAATCTATGGAGAAGACTTTTCTACTTTGAAACAAGCATCAAAAGGCTTCAAATCACAAAACATTAAATTCAAAAATAAAAACACACATTATGAAATTGATCTAAATGAGCATCCTTCAGGAAACCTTGTCATGCCACTAGTTTATAAAAAAGGATTAAAAGCGAGCATAGACGGTAAAGAAGTTCCAATTAAAAAAGCGAATTATATCATGTCTAGTTTGAAAGTTCATAAAGATGATAAAAAAGTAATCATTTCATATGAACCTCCATACTTAAAAATAAGTATGCTAGCTACATTCATTGGCATTGTATTACTCATTTGGTTAAGACGTAATAAATGGTTAACGAAGCAATAATTAAACACAAAAAACCTAGGACATGATGTCCTAGGTTTTTTAAGTTCAATTCATCATACACTTTAATATAAAAGCATGTGTTGAATTTGAATTTATCTAATTTCTTTAATACGAGCAGCTTTACCACGTAAGCTACGTAAGTAGTAAAGTTTCGCACGACGTACTTTACCGCGACGTTTAACTTCGATTTTCTCGATTTTTGGTGTATGTACAGGGAATGTACGTTCAACACCAACACCGTAAGAAATTTTACGAACTGTAAACGTTTCAGAAATACCGCCACCACGACGTTTAATAACTACACCTTCGAATACTTGGATACGTTCGCGACTTCCTTCGACGATACGTACATGTACACGTAATGTGTCACCTGCACGGAATGTTGGAATATCCGTACGAAGTTGTTCTTTAGTTACTGCTTCGATTAACTTATTATTACTCATTATATTCTCTCCTTCTGACTATGTTCTTGCCCAATGTATATTAAATTACTTTAAATGCTAGCAGCGGATCATAGTGATATTGTGCTCACACACTTATATTAATATATCACATTGTGTAATTTGATTCAATCTATTTTTTATTGTTGTTTAAGAATTTTTTATCCTTATCAGTTAACGGATATTGTTCTAACAAATCAGGTCTACGCGTTTGTGTTCTTAATAATGATTGCTCATGACGCCACGCTTCAATATTGGCATGGTTACCAGACAATAAAACATCAGGAACCTTTAATCCATCGAAGTCTGCCGGTCTCGTATATTGAGGATGCTCTAGTAAACCAGATGAGAATGAATCATCTTCATGTGAAACTTGGTTACCTAGTACGCCTGGTATCAATCTAACAATTGCATCTGTCATTGTCATGCTTGCTAGTTCTCCACCTGTTAATACATAGTCACCAATCGAGATTTCATCCGTCACACAGTGTTCTCTGATTCGCTCATCATATCCTTCATAATGTCCACATATAAATACGATATGTTCACTTTCTGATAATGACTCTGCTTTTTCTTGAGTGAATGGTTCCCCTTGAGGACACATTAATATAACACGCGTTGACTCATTCTTCTCAATAGCTTTCAATGCATTAAAGATAGGCTCAGGTTTCAACACCATCCCTTGGCCACCACCATATGGATAGTCATCTACTTGTGAATGTTTATTATTCGCATAATCTCTAAAATTAACTGTATTGAATTGTACAATTTCCTTATCTTGGGCTCTTTTCATTATGGAATGATTCAGTACACCTTCATACATTTCAGGAAACAATGTTAAGTAATCAATTTTCATTAATCTAACAAACCTTCCATTGGTTCGATCATAATTGTTTTATTGTCGACATCCACTTGTTTAACAACATCTTCAATATAAGGAATTAAATATTCTTTATCGCCTTTAACGACCCATACATCGTTTGCGCCAGTTTCTATAATATTGATGACTCTGCCAAGCGCATCTTCTTTAATAAATACAGTACAGCCGATAATATCAGAATAATAAAATTCATTCTCTTCAAGTTCAATAGATTCATTTTCTTGTTCTTGGAATAACTTACTTCCTTTTAAGTGTTCAATATCATTTATATTGTTTACACCTTCGAAAGTTAACAAGTGAAAATTTTTATGCATTCTATGTGAAGCAATTGTATAATTCAATTCTTCATTTTTATTCTGCACAGTAACCGATTGTCCGACTTGAAATCTTACATCTGTAAAATCTGATTCAGACAACACTTTGATTTCACCTTTTATACCATGTGTATTTACAATTTTTCCAATTTCAACCTTCATTGCGCCAATCCTCCTTCACTGATTCAATATCAACAATAAAAAAGAGCACCAAGTAGGCACTCTTAATTAACTTCTACAAACACTTTCTTTCCATACTCGTTCATTGAACCAGACACAATTGTACGAATGGCTTTGATCATTCTACCCTTCTTACCAATAATTCTGCCAATGTCTTCTTCATGAACGTCTATATTAAACGTAATGCTAGAATCTTGTTCATCTTTAGATATATTGATGCTCTCCGGATAATCTACGAGCGGTACTATAATTGTTTGTATTAATTTTTCCAATTTAATCTACACTTATTTAGAAAGTTTAGAATTATGGAATTTCTCCATGATACCTTGAGTTGATAAGATATCACGAACTGTATCAGTAGGTTTAGCTCCATCAGCTAACCATTTTAAAGCTAACTCTTCATCAACTTTGATTTCAGCTTCAGGTTTAGCTACTGGATTGTAAGTACCGATTGGTTCGATAATACGACCATCACGTGGAGAACGTGCATCTGCTACTACTATACGATAGAATGGGTTTCTTTTTGAACCCTTACGTGTTAAACGAATTTTAACTGCCATGTTTAAAAAACTCCTTACTCATTTATAATTTCTTTTCTACAAGTACATACTATAACAGGATATAAATTATTTGTAAAGTGTTTTCTCTTTACCGATTTATTTTTTAAGCAAAAAGAAAGACGAGACACTGAATTGTTTTGAAAACTGAGTGTCTCGTTTTCTTTAAATGGATATTAAAATGGTAAGTTCATTCCTTGGAATGGATTACTACCACGTTTACCTTTTTTGCCTTTTTTATTACTGCCTGTAAATTGTTTCATCATTTTCTTCATGTCACCAAATTGTTTGATTAATCTATTCACTTCTTGTAAAGAACGTCCAGAACCTTGTGCAATACGACGTTTTCTAGAAACATTGAGTATATCTGGATTATTTCTTTCTTCTAAAGTCATAGAACGAATAATCGCTTGAACATTATCAATTTGTTTTGGATCCATGTTAGCATTTTTCATGCCTTTCATTTTGTTAGCACCAGGTATCATGTTCATTAGATCATCTATTGATCCTAATCCCTTAACTTGTTCTAACTGTTCCAAGAAATCATCAAAAGTAAACGATGATGTTCTCATTTTCTTTTCTAATTCTTTCGCTTTTGTTTCGTCCACACCTTGTTGTGCTTTTTCAATTAAGCTTAGTACGTCACCCATACCTAAGATTCTTGAAGCCATACGTTCTGGATGGAATAATTCAAGTCCATCTAGCTTCTCACTCATACCAATAAATTTAATCGGCTTCTGCGTAACGGAACGAATTGAAAGTGCAGCTCCACCACGTGTGTCACCGTCTAATTTTGTTAATGTCACACCTGAAATGTCTAGTGTTCCATCGAATGATTCAGCGACATTGACTGCGTCTTGACCAGTCATAGAATCGACGACTAACATAATTTCGTCTGGTTTAGATACTTCTTTCACATCTACAAGTTCATTCATTAATGCCTCGTCAATATGAAGTCGACCAGCTGTATCGATAATAACGAAGTCTAAATGTTCTTCCTTCGCATATTTCAATGCATTATCTGTTATTTCTTTAGGACTAACTTGATCCCCTTCAGTATAAACAGGAACGTCAATTTGTTTACCAACTGTTTGTAATTGTTGAATTGCGGCAGGTCTATAAATATCACATGCTACAAGTAATGGTTTCTTGTTATATTTTTTTCTCATTAATAATGCAAGTTTACCTGCAGTTGTCGTTTTACCTGCACCTTGCAAACCTACCATCATTACAACTGTAGGTGGTTTATTACTCATATTAATTTTACTGTTTTCTCCACCCATAAGTGAAGTTAATTCATCTTGTACAATTTTAATTACTTGCTGACCTGGCGTCAGTGATTGCATTACATCTGCACCTAATGCACGTTCAGAAACCGTGTTTACAAATGACTTAACTACTTTAAAGTTAACATCTGCTTCTAACAACGCTAATCTTACTTCTCGCATCATTGCTTTTATATCTTGTTCTGTTACTTTACCTTTACCTTTGATGCGCTGCATCGTGGCTTGAAGTCTTTCGGACAACCCTTCAAATGCCATAAATTTCTCCTCCTATTCAAGAATTTCTAAGCGTTCAATCGCTTGATTAATTTCTTGATTATCTACAGACAACCTCTTAAGTTCTTCAATAATAGATTGTCGTTCTTTAAATTTCTCGAAAAGCTGTAATTTAGATTCGTACTCTTCTAATAATTCGTCTGTTCGCTTTATATTATCATATACTGCTTGTCGACTCACATGAAAAGTCTCTGCAATTTCACTTAAAGCATAGTCTTGTAAATAATATAATTCTAAATAATTACGCTGTTTTTCTGTTAACAGACCTTGATAAAAATCAAATAAATAATTCATTCTCATTGTTTTTACAAGTTCATTATTTTCCTTCATCATCATTCACTTCTTCAGTAGTATTTTCAATATCAGCATTTGCTTCTATCATATCAGCAAACAATCCATATACATAACTTTCAGCGTCAAATGGTTGTAAGTCATCCATTTTTTCACCTAATCCTACAAATTTCACTGGTATTTGTAATTCATTACGTATCGCTAATACAATACCACCTTTTGCTGTTCCATCCAATTTAGTTAATACAATACCTGTTACTTGAGTCACTTCTTTAAAGGATTTCGCTTGTGATAATGCATTTTGACCAGTTGTAGCATCTAAAGCTAGCAACACTTCATGTGGAGCACCTGGGATGTTACGATCAATGACTTTTCTTACTTTCTGTAATTCATTCATTAAGTTCGCTTTGTTTTGTAAACGACCAGCTGTATCACAGATTAGTATATCTGCGCCTCTATTTTTTGCTGCATTAACCGCATCATACATTACAGCTGCTGGGTCAGAACCTTCTTTTTGGCTAATAACTTCAACGCCTACTCTGTCACCCCATACTTGTAACTGTTCAATCGCTCCTGCACGGAAAGTATCACCAGCTGCAAGCATCACTTTCTTACCTTCTTGTTTATAGCGGTGTGCCAATTTACCAATTGTAGTTGTTTTACCTACACCGTTCACACCAACCATTAAAATCACGTTAAGTCTATCATCTTCGATATTCATACGGTCAATATCTTCATCACCTTGAACATAAATATCAACGATTTTTTCAACGATAACTTCACGTAATTCTTCTGTTTCAGTTATATTTTGTCGTTTTGCTTCCATACGTAATTCATCAACAAGCTCCATAACTGTGTTAAATCCAACATCAGCTTGAATTAACATTTCTTCTAACGCTTCGAAGAAATCTTCATCGACTTTTCTATAAGTTGCTAGCAAATCATTTAATTTGTTTTGGAAATTCTCTCTCGATTTTTCAAGACCTTGTTTAAATTTAGCACCTAATTGTTCAGATTCCCATTCTTCAAATTCATCTAATGACATTAAACCATCATCAAACTGAACGGCCTCAGGGTTTTCTTTTTCATTTGATTCGGGCGATAAGTCTTGGACCGGTTTTTCTTCTTGTGTTTCTAATTCTTTTTTATCTTCATCATTTGATGTAAATCTATCTTTTAATCTTTTAAAAAAACTCATGATTGTAATGCCTCCAATTCTTCATCTTTAATTGACTTTAAATTCACGCTCACAAGTTTAGAAATGCCTGCTTCTTGCATTGTTACGCCATATAAACGGTCTGCATAAGACATTGTACCTTTTCTATGTGTGATAACAATAAATTGTGTTTCAGCTTTAAGCTTATCTAAATACTCAGCATATCTGATAACATTGTGTTCATCAAGTGCCGCTTCTACCTCATCAAGTATAACAAATGGCGCTGTTCTTACCTTTAATATAGCAAATAATAAACTAATTGCTGATAATGCACGTTCACCGCCACTTAATAATGATAAATACTGTCTATTTTTGCCTGGTGGTTGTACAACTATTTCTACACCTGCATCCAAAATATCTTTATCTGTCAGTTGTAACTCAGCTCTACCACCATTAAATAATGATTTGAACACTTCACCAAAGTGATGATTCACTTCATCAAAAGTCTCTTTAAATCTTACAGATACTTCACTATCCATTTCTTGAATGACTTTTTCTAACGTGTTTTTGGCTTCTAGTAAATCAGTACGTTGATCACTTAAAAATGTGTATCTATCATTCACTTCTTTAAATTGATCAATTGCATTAATATTTACATGCCCTAATTCATCAATGGACATTTTTGTTAATTTAACTGTTTTTCTAGCTTCTGAAATATCTTCAGGCATTTCATATAATGATTGTGCCTTTTCAAAAGTTAATTGGTAAGTTTCATTTAAGTGCGTCAATTGATGTTCAATCATAATATCAATTTTAGAATGTTTACTTACCATATCTTGTAGACCTGTTTCTAATCCAGAAATACTTTGATGTAGTGATTGTGTACTCGCTTCTACTCTTTCAATTTCTTCTTGTATTGTTTTATATTCATGTTGTTGTTCTGACATCTTAGTTTCAATTGTTTGTTTTTGATCAGTTAATAGCTGAATTTGGCTTTCAACATGTTCATATTGACCGTTACCTGAATATTCTTCAGAATTTATTAAAGTTAATTGGTCCAATATTTTTTCTAACGTATGTTGATGTTCGTTTAAATCTTCTTTTAAACGCTTCTTATCTTGTTCTTTTAGACGATTTCTTTCTTTTTCTACAGCAAGATTAGAACGTTTTTCATTCAATGTATTTTGAATGTTCTTTTCACTATCTTTATTATTCGATAATGAAGCATTCAATTGATTAATTTCTTGATCAATTTGTTCTAATTTTTGTTGAACAGTCGACAGTAAACTTGTCTTTTCTTGTAACGTTTCCTTTCCTTTAACATAATTATAGCCATCATTTTTTTCAAATTCGAAAGTATCATTCTCATCTTTCAAACGCTTTTCTTTAGCTAAAATTGCATCCAGTTGTAACGTTACTTCATGTTCACTTGCTCTTAATTCTGCACCTTTTTCTTGTGTATTTGAAAGTGAAGCTTCTAATCGTTCTACTTCCTCTTTAAGCGCTTTAACATTTGTTTCAATGGTAGATGTTTGTTGCATAAAGTTTTGGTATTTATCTTCTGTCGTTTTGAGCTCATCTTTCTGAGACAATAAGCTCGCTTTCTTCTCTCTACCGCCACCCGTCATTGCACCACCTGGCGTAATAACATCACCTTCTAAAGTAACGATTCTATGTTTAAATTGAATGTTTCGCGCTATTTCATTCGCATGTTCAAGACTTTCAGCAATGATTGTACTGCCTAATAAGTGTTCTACAATTTGACTATATTTCGCATCAAATTGAACACCTTCTGATGCAATCGTCACAAACCCAGGCGCATCTTTGATTTGTTCTACGACACTTTGTGGTATAAACCTTCTTTTAACAACATTCATTGGTAAGAACGTTGCTCTGCCTAATTTTTTATCTTTTAAATATTTAATTGCTAAACGGGCATCTTTTTCTTCTTGAACAATAATATGTTGTAATGATGCACCTAATGCTATTTCTATAGCAGTCGTTAATTGTGATGGTGTATCTAATACTTCAGCTACAGCACCTTCAATACCTTTTAAAGATTTCTCTTTCAACACATGTTTGACGCCTGAATAGAAACCTGAATATTCATCTTGCATGCTTTTCAACGTATTTATACGTGTTTTCATTTGTTCAGTGTAACGATACGCTTGATATAATTTCGACTCTGTTTCTTTCACTTCTTGCTCTTTTGCTTTTAATGATGCATGATCCGATTTATATTGGTCTGTTGTTTGTTTTAATTCAGTTTCTACTTTATTTAATTTCTCAGTTAATATTTCTTTTTCATTCCATACTTCTTGTAGTGCATCATAAACTTCTTTTTGTCGACCATCTAATCTTGATTGTTTCTTTTGATGTGTTGCTAATTTATCTTCTAAAAATCTAATCTCATTATTGATATCGGATTGCTCAGTCATCAATTGATAATATTGGTCTTTTAGTTGTTCGATTCTTTCCTCAAAATTGCCATCTTCATTTGAAAGTTGGCCTTCTAATTCATTTATTTCTTTAACTAAAACCTGATAAGTCGATTTAAACGAAACTAGCTCGGTATCAATATCTTTCAGTTGTTCAGTAATTTTATTAATACGTGATTCCGCTGTTTGTTTTTCTTCTTCTAATCTTTCATTTGTTGCGTCACTATTTTTTTGTCGTTCTTTCAACACTTCTAATTGGCCTGTAAATCGTTCTAGTGATTCCGTTGCTTCAACTAGTGATTTATTCGACTCTTGAATTTGAGAAGAAACGTGATCACGCATTTTTTTCTTTTCATTTAATGATTGTGTTTGACTGTCTAATTCTTTTGTTTTTTGATCTTTTTGTTCTTGAAAATGTTTGATATCTGCTTCTAATTGTTTAAAATCTTTATTTAAACTATTAATATCATAAACAGTAACGGTAATATCACTTTTTTTCATTTCTTCTTTTAAAGTAATATATTCCTCAGCAATCGCTGCTTCCTCTCTTAAAGGCTCCACACGTGCCTCTAGATCAAACACAATATCTTCTACACGATTTAAATTCTGTTCAGTCTCATCTAGTTTGTGAGTAGCTTCTTTTTTACGTTTTTTATATTTCAATACACCTGCAGCTTCTTCAATCAAATATCTTCGGTCACTTGGCTTCGCATTTAGCACTTCATCTACTTTCCCTTGTGAAATGATACTAAATGCTTCTTTACCAAGTCCTGAATCTAAAAACAAATCAAGGACAGACTTCAGGCGCGTGCGTTCATTATTCAAATAATATTCACTATCGCCATTTCTATACAATCTTCTTTCAACAGTTACTGTATCTTCATCGATATTTAATTTTCTTGAATGATTGTCCAATGTTAGTTTCACTTCTGCATACTGACACTTCTTACGTTCTTTTGATCCATTAAAAATAATATCTTCCATTTTTGAGCCTCGGAGACTTTTTGCTGACTGTTCTCCTAACACCCATTTAATCGCATCTGTGATATTACTTTTACCGCTACCATTTGGACCAACTATAGCTGTCACACCATTATCAAAATCGACATGTGTATGTTCTGCAAAAGATTTAAACCCGTATGCATCAATTGACTTTAAATAAACCATATAATACCCCTTATTAATCTTTATTCAGCTGTTTCTTAGCAGCATTTTGCTCTGATTCTTTCTTCGTTCGACCTTGACCAGTTGCTAAAGGCTCACCGTTAAGCAATACTTCTGACTTAAACATTTTGTGATGAGCAGGTCCACTTTCTTCCAATAAATGATACGTTACAGTACCTCTACCATGCTTATGCATATATTCTTGAAGTTCAGTTTTATAATCACGATTAGCTTTATAATTTTCATCAACAACATGAGGATAAACAATACTTTCTAAAAATTGTTCCACAACCTCAAGCCCTTGATCTAAATAAAGTGCACCTATAAAAGATTCAAAAGCATCTGCAACAACAGAAGGACGTTCTCTGCCACCAGTCTTTTCTTCACCTTTTCCAAGTATTAATAATTCGTTCATATTGATACTCATTGCAAATGTTACAAGTGATGGTTCACATACAATTGATGCGCGCAGTTTCGTCAGCTTACCTTCTGGAAGCATTGGGAATTTTTTATATAAAAACTGTGACACCGTCAATTCTAACACCGCATCTCCTAAAAACTCTAATCGTTCATTATGACTCAATTTATCTAATTTCAAATCGTTAATAATACTCGAATGAGAAAATGCTTGTACATATATATCATAATTTTCAAACTCGATTCCAATTTTATTCATGAATGCATCAAATTTCACTTTAAATTGGCTCTTGATTTGTGCTCTTTTCTTATCCATACATGGCCTCCCTAACTTTATGTTTCCCATCTATTTTACGTTATATTTCATAAAAAAAAAAGAATATTATCATATTCCTTCATTAACTATGACATACTATACACTTATTACAACAAAGAACAAATTTTAATCTATATAAAAGACAAAAACTTAATAAATACTATGAACATATCGCTAACGAGATAGTTCTGAGAAAACAATCTCGTTAGAGCGAAAAAAGATAACCTAAATGCCTAATCGAACTATAAAATTCATGAAAATCACACGCTAACGTGATAGTTTGAGAAATAATCCTCTTAGCACATTTAAGAGTATTCATAGTATAAATATCAGTTACCCATAATATAAAACAAACTGAACTTATCAATCTAAGTTCAGTTTGTTCACATTTCAATTAATAAGGTCTGATAAACCACATTTCAGAATCATAATTATGTGTAATTCTTTGAGCAACTTCTGTTTTATCAGAACCTCCGCCATACCAATTTTGATCTAAACTTTGAAACTGCATTAAATTTCCATCAGCATTACCATTTAAGACGATTGCCGTATGTCCAGCTCCAGAACCATATGAGTCATTAAATACAACAACATCTCCCGGTTGAGCAACAAATGATGGTGTGTTTTTATAAACCGTCGCTTCACCACTGAAATCATTCGCAGTGGGA
The Mammaliicoccus sp. Dog046 genome window above contains:
- the smc gene encoding chromosome segregation protein SMC; the encoded protein is MVYLKSIDAYGFKSFAEHTHVDFDNGVTAIVGPNGSGKSNITDAIKWVLGEQSAKSLRGSKMEDIIFNGSKERKKCQYAEVKLTLDNHSRKLNIDEDTVTVERRLYRNGDSEYYLNNERTRLKSVLDLFLDSGLGKEAFSIISQGKVDEVLNAKPSDRRYLIEEAAGVLKYKKRKKEATHKLDETEQNLNRVEDIVFDLEARVEPLREEAAIAEEYITLKEEMKKSDITVTVYDINSLNKDFKQLEADIKHFQEQKDQKTKELDSQTQSLNEKKKMRDHVSSQIQESNKSLVEATESLERFTGQLEVLKERQKNSDATNERLEEEKQTAESRINKITEQLKDIDTELVSFKSTYQVLVKEINELEGQLSNEDGNFEERIEQLKDQYYQLMTEQSDINNEIRFLEDKLATHQKKQSRLDGRQKEVYDALQEVWNEKEILTEKLNKVETELKQTTDQYKSDHASLKAKEQEVKETESKLYQAYRYTEQMKTRINTLKSMQDEYSGFYSGVKHVLKEKSLKGIEGAVAEVLDTPSQLTTAIEIALGASLQHIIVQEEKDARLAIKYLKDKKLGRATFLPMNVVKRRFIPQSVVEQIKDAPGFVTIASEGVQFDAKYSQIVEHLLGSTIIAESLEHANEIARNIQFKHRIVTLEGDVITPGGAMTGGGREKKASLLSQKDELKTTEDKYQNFMQQTSTIETNVKALKEEVERLEASLSNTQEKGAELRASEHEVTLQLDAILAKEKRLKDENDTFEFEKNDGYNYVKGKETLQEKTSLLSTVQQKLEQIDQEINQLNASLSNNKDSEKNIQNTLNEKRSNLAVEKERNRLKEQDKKRLKEDLNEHQHTLEKILDQLTLINSEEYSGNGQYEHVESQIQLLTDQKQTIETKMSEQQHEYKTIQEEIERVEASTQSLHQSISGLETGLQDMVSKHSKIDIMIEHQLTHLNETYQLTFEKAQSLYEMPEDISEARKTVKLTKMSIDELGHVNINAIDQFKEVNDRYTFLSDQRTDLLEAKNTLEKVIQEMDSEVSVRFKETFDEVNHHFGEVFKSLFNGGRAELQLTDKDILDAGVEIVVQPPGKNRQYLSLLSGGERALSAISLLFAILKVRTAPFVILDEVEAALDEHNVIRYAEYLDKLKAETQFIVITHRKGTMSYADRLYGVTMQEAGISKLVSVNLKSIKDEELEALQS
- the rnc gene encoding ribonuclease III, whose translation is MDKKRAQIKSQFKVKFDAFMNKIGIEFENYDIYVQAFSHSSIINDLKLDKLSHNERLEFLGDAVLELTVSQFLYKKFPMLPEGKLTKLRASIVCEPSLVTFAMSINMNELLILGKGEEKTGGRERPSVVADAFESFIGALYLDQGLEVVEQFLESIVYPHVVDENYKANRDYKTELQEYMHKHGRGTVTYHLLEESGPAHHKMFKSEVLLNGEPLATGQGRTKKESEQNAAKKQLNKD